The Cylindrospermum stagnale PCC 7417 genome segment TTTATCTAGTTCTGCACTTAAGTCAGCTGCCCCTGCTTCCTGCAAGCGTTCAATATCTACAGCAGCTTGTGCTAGAATTGCTTCTTTAGCAGCTTGAGCGTTCTCATCGGCTGCTTTTCTGATTCTTTCAGCTTCTGCTGTAGCTCGCTCCAGGTTTTGCTGCGCCTCTTTCAGTCGCTTTGCTGCATCCGTTGCTCGCTGCTCTGCACCCTTAATTGCTGTTTCAATAGTTTCGCGGCGAGTTTTCAGGGTGTTACCCAGAACTTTGCGCCCGAACACAAACAGCACAGTAATAATAATGGCTAGGTTAATCAGGTTG includes the following:
- a CDS encoding F0F1 ATP synthase subunit B — encoded protein: MGTFLLLMAEASAVGGELAGREAEGGFSLNTNIFDANLINLAIIITVLFVFGRKVLGNTLKTRRETIETAIKGAEQRATDAAKRLKEAQQNLERATAEAERIRKAADENAQAAKEAILAQAAVDIERLQEAGAADLSAELDKAIAQLRQRVVALALQKVETQLKGGIADDAQQILIDRSIAQLGGEG